One window of Enterobacter sp. RHBSTW-00175 genomic DNA carries:
- the thiC gene encoding phosphomethylpyrimidine synthase ThiC: MSTTKLTRREQRAQAQHFIDTLEGTAFPNSNRIYITGSQADIRVPMREIQLSPTLIGGSKEDPQFEDNEAIPVYDTSGPYGDPEIAINVQQGLAKLRQPWIDARNDSEELNEQSSAYTKERLADDGLDELRFTGLLTPKRASAGKCVTQLHYARQGIVTPEMEFIAIRENMGRERIRGEVLRHQHPGEGFGARLPENITPEFVRDEVAAGRAIIPANINHPESEPMIIGRNFLVKVNANIGNSAVTSSIEEEVEKLVWSTRWGADTVMDLSTGRYIHETREWILRNSPVPIGTVPIYQALEKVNGIAENLTWEAFRDTLLEQAEQGVDYFTIHAGVLLRYVPMTAKRLTGIVSRGGSIMAKWCLSHHQENFLYQHFREICEICAAYDVSLSLGDGLRPGSIQDANDEAQFAELHTLGELTKIAWEYDVQVMIEGPGHVPMQMIRRNMTEELEHCHEAPFYTLGPLTTDIAPGYDHFTSGIGAAMIGWFGCAMLCYVTPKEHLGLPNKEDVKQGLITYKIAAHAADLAKGHPGAQIRDNAMSKARFEFRWEDQFNLALDPFTARAYHDETLPQESGKVAHFCSMCGPKFCSMKITQEVRDYAAAQAIEVGMADMSDNFRAKGGEIYLKKEEA, from the coding sequence ATGTCTACCACTAAACTGACCCGTCGCGAACAACGCGCACAAGCACAACACTTCATCGACACCCTGGAAGGCACTGCTTTCCCGAACTCAAACCGCATTTACATTACCGGCTCTCAGGCGGATATCCGCGTCCCGATGCGTGAAATCCAGCTTAGCCCAACGCTCATTGGCGGCAGCAAAGAGGATCCGCAGTTTGAAGATAACGAAGCGATCCCGGTGTATGACACCTCTGGCCCGTATGGCGATCCTGAGATTGCGATCAACGTTCAGCAGGGTCTGGCAAAGCTGCGCCAGCCGTGGATTGACGCCCGTAATGACAGCGAAGAACTCAACGAGCAAAGCTCCGCATATACCAAAGAGCGCCTGGCCGACGACGGTCTGGACGAGCTGCGCTTCACCGGCCTGCTGACCCCGAAACGCGCCTCAGCAGGCAAATGCGTAACCCAGCTACACTATGCGCGCCAGGGTATCGTCACGCCGGAAATGGAGTTCATCGCCATCCGCGAAAATATGGGACGTGAACGTATTCGCGGTGAAGTGCTGCGCCACCAGCATCCAGGAGAAGGTTTCGGCGCGCGTCTGCCGGAAAATATCACCCCGGAATTTGTGCGTGACGAAGTGGCTGCCGGGCGCGCCATTATCCCTGCGAACATCAACCACCCTGAATCAGAGCCGATGATCATCGGGCGTAACTTCCTGGTGAAGGTCAACGCCAACATTGGTAACTCGGCGGTGACCTCCTCCATTGAAGAAGAGGTGGAAAAACTGGTCTGGTCTACCCGCTGGGGTGCAGACACGGTGATGGACCTCTCTACCGGACGTTACATCCACGAAACCCGCGAGTGGATCCTGCGTAACAGCCCGGTACCGATTGGTACTGTGCCCATTTATCAGGCGCTGGAAAAAGTGAACGGCATCGCCGAAAACCTCACCTGGGAAGCCTTCCGCGATACGCTGCTGGAGCAGGCTGAACAGGGTGTGGACTATTTCACCATCCACGCCGGTGTGCTGCTGCGTTATGTGCCGATGACCGCTAAACGCCTGACCGGGATTGTCTCGCGCGGCGGCTCAATCATGGCCAAATGGTGCCTGTCGCACCATCAGGAAAACTTCCTGTACCAGCACTTCCGCGAGATTTGCGAAATCTGCGCGGCCTACGACGTTTCGCTCTCACTGGGTGATGGCCTGCGTCCAGGCTCGATTCAGGATGCCAACGACGAAGCGCAGTTTGCCGAACTGCATACGCTGGGCGAACTGACCAAAATCGCCTGGGAGTATGACGTGCAGGTAATGATTGAAGGCCCGGGACATGTCCCTATGCAGATGATCCGCCGCAACATGACCGAAGAGCTGGAGCACTGCCACGAAGCGCCGTTCTATACTCTGGGGCCATTGACCACAGATATCGCGCCAGGCTACGACCACTTCACCTCCGGGATTGGCGCGGCGATGATCGGCTGGTTCGGCTGCGCCATGCTCTGCTACGTAACGCCGAAAGAGCACCTCGGTCTGCCGAACAAAGAAGATGTCAAACAGGGTCTGATCACCTACAAAATTGCCGCCCACGCAGCGGATCTGGCGAAAGGCCATCCGGGCGCGCAAATCCGTGATAACGCGATGTCGAAAGCACGCTTCGAATTCCGCTGGGAAGATCAGTTCAACCTGGCGCTCGACCCGTTCACCGCCCGCGCCTACCACGACGAAACCCTGCCACAGGAATCCGGTAAAGTGGCGCACTTCTGCTCCATGTGCGGGCCAAAGTTCTGCTCCATGAAAATCACCCAGGAAGTGCGTGATTACGCAGCGGCACAGGCTATTGAAGTGGGCATGGCGGACATGTCAGATAACTTCCGCGCAAAAGGCGGCGAAATCTACCTCAAAAAAGAGGAGGCGTAA
- the rsd gene encoding sigma D regulator, whose protein sequence is MLNQLESLTERVGGSNKLVDRWLHVRKHLLVAYYNLVGIKPGKESYMRLNEKALDDFCQSLVDYLSDGHFNIYERIIREMEGTTPYLAASKLYPLLEANTQQIMDYYDSTLENAIDHDNYLEFQQALSDLGEALEERFTLEDKLIALALDNDLNISNEENIARPA, encoded by the coding sequence ATGTTAAACCAGCTGGAAAGCCTGACAGAGCGCGTTGGAGGAAGTAACAAACTGGTGGATCGCTGGCTACATGTACGCAAGCATCTGCTCGTGGCTTATTACAATCTGGTCGGCATTAAGCCTGGCAAAGAATCCTACATGCGCCTGAACGAAAAAGCGCTGGATGATTTTTGTCAGAGCCTGGTCGACTACTTGTCCGACGGCCATTTCAATATTTATGAACGTATTATCCGCGAAATGGAAGGGACAACGCCGTATTTAGCGGCCAGCAAACTCTATCCGCTGCTGGAAGCCAACACTCAGCAGATTATGGACTACTACGACTCCACGCTTGAGAACGCTATTGATCACGATAACTATCTTGAGTTCCAGCAGGCGCTGTCCGATCTTGGCGAAGCCCTGGAAGAGCGATTTACGCTGGAAGATAAGCTGATCGCCCTCGCGCTGGACAACGATTTGAACATCAGTAACGAAGAGAACATCGCGCGGCCTGCTTGA
- the nudC gene encoding NAD(+) diphosphatase, protein MDRIIEKSDLGWWLVSYEQKLWLPAGEIPYGAAEKFDLVGQPALRIGEWQGDPVWMIQQARRQDMGSVRQVLDLDVGLFQLAGRGVQLAEFYRSHKYCGYCGHTMHPSKTEWAMLCSHCRERYYPQIAPCIIVAIRREDSILLAQHTRHRNGVHTVLAGFVEVGETLEQAVAREVMEESGITVKNLRYVTSQPWPFPQSLMTAFMAEYDSGEIVIDQKELLEANWYRYDDLPLLPPPGTVARRLIEDTVAMCRADAE, encoded by the coding sequence ATGGATCGTATTATTGAAAAATCAGATCTCGGTTGGTGGTTAGTCAGTTACGAACAAAAATTATGGTTGCCCGCAGGGGAAATACCCTATGGCGCGGCAGAAAAATTCGATCTTGTGGGCCAACCTGCGCTGAGGATCGGCGAGTGGCAGGGCGATCCTGTGTGGATGATCCAGCAGGCCCGCCGTCAGGATATGGGATCGGTTCGTCAGGTACTCGATCTTGATGTCGGGCTGTTCCAGCTGGCTGGCCGCGGCGTGCAGCTGGCGGAGTTTTACCGTTCGCATAAATACTGCGGCTATTGCGGCCATACCATGCATCCGAGCAAAACCGAATGGGCGATGCTGTGCAGCCACTGCCGGGAACGTTACTACCCGCAAATTGCGCCGTGCATCATTGTCGCTATCCGCCGGGAAGATTCGATCCTGCTGGCGCAACACACCCGCCATCGCAACGGCGTACACACCGTGTTAGCCGGATTCGTTGAAGTGGGTGAGACGCTGGAGCAGGCCGTAGCACGCGAAGTCATGGAAGAGAGCGGGATTACGGTGAAAAACCTGCGCTATGTCACCTCACAGCCGTGGCCGTTCCCGCAATCACTGATGACCGCGTTTATGGCCGAATACGACAGCGGCGAGATCGTTATCGACCAGAAAGAGCTGCTGGAGGCGAACTGGTATCGTTACGACGATTTACCGCTGTTACCGCCACCGGGCACCGTGGCGCGCCGGCTGATTGAAGATACCGTAGCAATGTGTCGGGCTGATGCTGAGTGA
- the hemE gene encoding uroporphyrinogen decarboxylase: MTELKNDRYLRALLRQPVDVTPVWMMRQAGRYLPEYKATRAQAGDFMSLCKNAELACEVTLQPLRRYPLDAAILFSDILTIPDAMGLGLYFETGEGPRFTSPIKSKADVDKLPIPDPEGELGYVMNAVRTIRRELKGEVPLIGFSGSPWTLATYMVEGGSSKAFTVIKKMMYAEPLALHALLDKLAKSVTLYLNAQIKAGAQSVMIFDTWGGVLTGRDYQQFSLYYMHKIVDGLLRENEGRRVPVTLFTKGGGQWLEAMAATGCDALGLDWTTDIADARRRVGDKVALQGNMDPSMLYAPPARIEEEVATILAGFGQGEGHVFNLGHGIHQDVPPEHAGAFVEAVHRLSAQYHK; encoded by the coding sequence ATGACCGAACTGAAGAACGATCGTTATCTGCGTGCGCTGCTGCGCCAGCCCGTTGATGTCACTCCGGTGTGGATGATGCGCCAGGCTGGCCGCTATCTCCCGGAGTACAAAGCCACCCGTGCCCAGGCGGGGGATTTTATGTCGCTGTGCAAAAATGCGGAACTGGCTTGCGAAGTCACGCTCCAGCCGCTGCGACGTTATCCACTGGATGCGGCGATCCTCTTTTCGGACATTCTGACTATCCCTGATGCCATGGGTCTTGGGCTGTATTTCGAAACGGGCGAAGGCCCACGTTTCACCTCTCCGATTAAGAGCAAAGCCGACGTCGATAAGCTGCCGATCCCAGACCCTGAGGGTGAGCTGGGCTATGTGATGAATGCGGTACGCACCATCCGCCGTGAGCTGAAAGGCGAAGTGCCGCTGATTGGCTTCTCCGGCAGCCCGTGGACGCTGGCGACTTACATGGTTGAAGGCGGCAGCAGCAAAGCCTTTACCGTGATCAAAAAGATGATGTATGCCGAGCCACTGGCGCTGCATGCGCTGCTCGACAAGCTGGCGAAGAGCGTCACGCTGTATCTGAATGCCCAAATTAAAGCGGGTGCGCAGTCAGTGATGATTTTCGATACCTGGGGTGGTGTGCTGACCGGGCGCGATTATCAGCAATTCTCGCTCTATTACATGCACAAAATCGTTGATGGTCTGCTGCGCGAAAATGAAGGCCGCCGCGTGCCGGTAACGCTGTTCACCAAAGGTGGCGGTCAGTGGCTCGAAGCGATGGCAGCAACAGGCTGTGACGCGCTTGGGCTGGACTGGACGACCGATATCGCTGATGCACGTCGCCGCGTGGGCGACAAAGTGGCGCTGCAAGGCAATATGGACCCATCCATGCTGTATGCACCGCCTGCACGTATCGAAGAAGAGGTCGCAACTATTCTGGCGGGCTTTGGTCAGGGTGAAGGCCACGTCTTTAACCTCGGCCACGGTATTCATCAGGATGTACCGCCTGAGCACGCGGGTGCGTTTGTGGAGGCGGTACACCGGTTGTCTGCGCAGTACCACAAGTAA
- the nfi gene encoding deoxyribonuclease V (cleaves DNA at apurinic or apyrimidinic sites) yields MDLASLRAQQLELASSVIREDQLDKNPPQYIGGADVGFEQGGEVTRAAMVVLKYPSLELVEYKVARIATTMPYIPGFLSFREYPALLAAWELLSQKPDLLFVDGHGISHPRRLGVASHFGLLVDVPTIGVAKKRLCGAFEPLSAEAGALGPLMDKGEQLAWVWRSKARCNPLFIATGHRVSMDSALTWVQRCTRGYRLPEPTRWADAVASQRPAFIRWQEIQR; encoded by the coding sequence ATGGATCTCGCGTCATTACGCGCTCAGCAGTTGGAACTGGCATCATCGGTGATCCGCGAGGATCAACTCGATAAGAATCCGCCGCAGTATATTGGTGGCGCCGATGTGGGGTTTGAGCAGGGCGGGGAGGTGACGCGAGCCGCGATGGTGGTACTGAAGTACCCTTCGCTGGAGCTGGTGGAATACAAGGTAGCGCGTATCGCTACCACCATGCCTTACATTCCAGGTTTTCTCTCCTTTCGTGAATATCCCGCGCTGCTGGCCGCGTGGGAGCTCCTCTCGCAAAAACCTGACCTGCTGTTCGTTGACGGGCACGGTATTTCTCATCCGCGCCGGTTGGGCGTTGCCAGCCATTTTGGCCTGCTGGTGGATGTGCCAACGATAGGTGTCGCCAAAAAGCGCCTGTGCGGTGCGTTTGAGCCTCTTTCTGCCGAAGCGGGCGCACTCGGCCCCCTGATGGATAAAGGCGAGCAGCTGGCATGGGTCTGGCGCAGTAAAGCGCGCTGTAATCCGCTGTTTATCGCCACCGGGCACCGGGTCAGTATGGACAGTGCGCTAACGTGGGTGCAGCGTTGCACAAGAGGATATCGTTTACCGGAGCCAACACGCTGGGCGGATGCCGTTGCATCACAGCGACCGGCTTTTATTCGCTGGCAGGAAATTCAGCGATGA
- a CDS encoding YjaG family protein: MLQNPIHLRLEKLESWQHVTFMACLCERMYPNYAAFCKQTEFGDGHIYRRILDLIWETLTVKDAKVNFDSQLEKLEEAIPVADDFDLYGVYPAIDACVALSELIHSRLSGETLEHAIEVSKASITTVAMLEMTQEGREMTDEELRANPAVEQEWDIQWEIFRLLAECEERDIELIKGLRADLREAAESNIGIIFNQ, from the coding sequence ATGTTACAAAACCCGATTCATCTGCGCCTTGAGAAGCTGGAAAGCTGGCAGCACGTCACTTTTATGGCTTGCCTGTGCGAGCGCATGTATCCCAACTACGCCGCGTTCTGTAAGCAGACGGAATTTGGTGATGGCCATATCTATCGCCGTATTCTGGATCTCATCTGGGAAACGCTGACCGTCAAAGACGCGAAGGTGAACTTCGACTCTCAACTTGAAAAGCTGGAAGAGGCCATTCCGGTAGCGGATGATTTCGACCTGTACGGTGTCTATCCGGCAATTGATGCCTGCGTGGCATTAAGTGAACTGATTCACTCCCGTCTGAGTGGCGAAACCCTGGAGCACGCCATTGAAGTCAGTAAAGCATCGATTACTACCGTTGCGATGCTGGAAATGACCCAGGAAGGTCGCGAAATGACCGATGAAGAACTGAGAGCGAACCCCGCAGTTGAGCAGGAATGGGATATTCAGTGGGAGATTTTCCGATTACTGGCAGAGTGCGAAGAACGCGATATTGAGCTGATCAAAGGGCTTCGTGCGGACTTACGTGAGGCCGCCGAGAGTAATATTGGTATAATTTTTAACCAATGA
- the hupA gene encoding nucleoid-associated protein HU-alpha, with protein MNKTQLIDVIADKADLSKVQAKAALESTLAAITESLKEGDAVQLVGFGTFKVNHRAERTGRNPQTGKEIKIAAANVPAFVSGKALKDAVK; from the coding sequence ATGAACAAGACTCAACTGATTGATGTAATTGCGGACAAGGCTGATCTGTCTAAAGTGCAGGCTAAAGCTGCTCTGGAATCTACCCTGGCTGCTATTACTGAGTCTCTGAAAGAAGGCGATGCTGTACAACTGGTTGGTTTCGGTACCTTCAAAGTGAACCACCGCGCTGAGCGTACTGGCCGCAACCCGCAGACCGGTAAAGAAATCAAAATCGCCGCAGCTAACGTGCCGGCATTTGTTTCTGGTAAAGCACTGAAAGACGCTGTTAAGTAA
- a CDS encoding DUF1481 domain-containing protein, with protein MNSFNEGAVTPLLSVWRGALALAGVLLLSACSHDSSLPPFTGSGYADNQGAVRIWRKDSGGEVHLLSAFSPWHSGDTSTAEYRWQDDTLSLIELNIYSKTPEHVRVRFDDHGELSFMQREVSGQKQQLSSDQIALYKYRAEQIRQTSDALRQGRVVLRQGRWHVDGTVTTCEGQTVKPELETWAIQHIQRRQQKSSVEVSVSWLEAPEGSQLLLVANENFCTWQPMEKSF; from the coding sequence GTGAACAGTTTTAACGAAGGGGCGGTAACGCCCCTTTTGTCTGTCTGGCGTGGTGCACTCGCGCTGGCCGGCGTGCTGTTGCTGTCAGCCTGTAGTCATGACTCCTCTCTGCCACCGTTTACCGGCAGCGGCTACGCTGACAATCAGGGAGCAGTCAGGATATGGCGCAAAGATTCTGGCGGGGAAGTTCATCTTCTCTCTGCCTTCAGCCCGTGGCACAGCGGCGATACCTCAACCGCTGAGTACCGCTGGCAAGACGACACCCTGTCGCTTATCGAGCTGAATATCTACAGTAAGACCCCCGAACATGTCCGTGTGCGTTTTGACGACCATGGCGAGCTGAGTTTTATGCAGCGTGAAGTGAGTGGGCAAAAGCAGCAACTTTCCAGCGATCAAATCGCCCTCTATAAATACCGTGCTGAACAAATTCGTCAGACCAGCGATGCGCTGCGTCAGGGACGTGTCGTGCTGCGTCAGGGACGCTGGCATGTGGATGGTACGGTCACCACCTGCGAAGGGCAGACGGTGAAGCCTGAACTTGAAACCTGGGCGATACAACATATTCAACGTCGACAGCAAAAGTCGTCGGTTGAAGTGAGTGTATCCTGGCTGGAAGCACCGGAAGGATCTCAGCTGCTGCTGGTGGCGAACGAAAATTTCTGCACCTGGCAGCCGATGGAGAAGAGTTTCTGA